A window of Marmota flaviventris isolate mMarFla1 chromosome 11, mMarFla1.hap1, whole genome shotgun sequence genomic DNA:
ctgattttaaaacCTAAATCTACTTCAGTATTTGTCATCCTGTATTACAACAATCTGTAGGCACCCACATCTCTTTTCCCTGTGATAGGATGACTTAATAGACTAGTCTTTCAACATATGTTTAGTGAAAGAACACATACAATAAAATTCTCATCCcagaatcaaatattttttttttacctttggcATCATATCTTCCATGAATTTCTGCCCTCCAAACCCAGGTTCCACTGTCATAACCAAGGCCATATCTATTTGATTAGCCCATGGTGCCAAATACTCAACTGTAGTTCCTGGTTTGATGGCAAGGCCAACCTATAACAGAGAAAAAATTGCTACATCACACTAACAATTAGTTTACTTATTATTGTGCATATTGGGCACAGtataaataccattttttttaaaaatagaataataaatggAATACATAGATTACTTCATTAGTGGCTGTCAAAAGTAAATGGTTCTACATGGCagtaattttcataaaatattagtgGCATATGTAAATCCTATCTGATAAACAAGTCTCATTCTTAAAATCCTAGCTTTACAGCTGAAACAGGTGCTTACATCAAGTCTTCTTTACCTGCCACTTCTTGCTTTCCATCAAATCTGCCAAATCCTGAAAGGGAATAGTATAAAACATTACCATCAATAACTTCTTACCTTCATCCCATTTTCCCGGATGTCTTTAATCAAAGCCCCTGGGTTCTCAGTGGCCTCTAGATGAAAGGTGTATTGATTGGCTCCTGCTACAGCCATTGGCTTTACCCACTGTTCCGGCTTAGACACCATCATGTGCATGTCTAGAAAGAAAAGACATAGCTTCTAAATATTACTGGAAGGAAAATACCTGGCTCATACAGTTGAAATCAGTCTGTAGTCTTTGCCATTTTGAATGTAAACTCTCCTGGCATGACGGAGACTTAACAGTTATACTTCAAGGTAGTTTCCCTTTATCCTGAAGACAGGTTTGCTCAAATTCATTTgcggaaaaaaaagaaaaaaattccaaagcacATGCTGCTGCACATGAGTGCCACTCCAGAAACACAAACAAGTCACACTATTTGTGCAGCCTTGCTTTCTCTTAGAGA
This region includes:
- the Rpe gene encoding ribulose-phosphate 3-epimerase isoform X3, with translation MHMMVSKPEQWVKPMAVAGANQYTFHLEATENPGALIKDIRENGMKVGLAIKPGTTVEYLAPWANQIDMALVMTVEPGFGGQKFMEDMMPKVHWLRTQFPSLDIEVDGGVGPDTVHKCAEAGANMIVSGSAIMRSEDPRSVINLLRNVCSEAAQKRSLDR